A single Tenacibaculum sp. Bg11-29 DNA region contains:
- a CDS encoding N-6 DNA methylase, with translation MSDWKKLTKEKLAKSKNKVAKIDLEKETVEYSKGITKPKIEKLGPEEVVRAFLVDKLVNELGYSEKNIELEKYYVRGSIGREKQKNKDDSARVDVIVKDQHGNPFLYIEVKAPEMFDNGEKDIKGQLFELSDLEEKQNKTKVKYLIYYSLDTSEELADRMYLIEKDEYKEYDDWLEEKDKTFGLEIPFNYGKPKLKERVKDEKDTDLLSISELKMSEIRRNIHNTLWSSGVEDNEAYIFLVQFLLTKIYDEDETIEGEKYRCQIYDKDYDDQNKFFDRINQCYKDALQNKLNYSEEDLKNVGNILTTEKISLQSLYFLVKELQNYSFSKSIRTQKKDILGHFFEETNREKFKQSKGQFFTTTNVVDFLVYAMKVDELAIERFEENYSLPYIIDPSTGSGTFLIEAMKIITKEFSKHNFKLTNTKKAKLKKLFPDEKPNDWAEEYIYGIDNSYSLTVSTKVNMILHGDGSSNTFKDDGLKSLQTYSKYTNSKLANYETGHKVYNKAKGNIGVNEQFDVIISNPPFSVNINDSKEEVDKYFLFGKKKNSENLFLERYYQLLKEGGRLGVVLPESVFDTTENKYIRLFLYKYFKIKAVVSLPQITFEPFTSTKTSILFAQKKKVAEIEKWNTQWDKFGNEWSLLKTRMNSYVQFFIDKKKLNKKWAKDVVSDIEKKNNKNIIKNIHRFLKDYLTEEDKSLKVNDILTKYNAEIIALSKYEKETEVFGFYNAWWVFGEVAQEMDIDYDIFMAEAENVGYKRTKRSENPRPNDLFDIEYAPNTLDCTKIISDYDENIKNSQVEQKDAETKVKALKAKDETAKSKKSIEKLDSEIEIIKIKIENLETEKETVKEILETYYKKDILKSEFYERTEKTLIEHFDKGLLVKYKSNDILLRKTETHKILDSIRKDVVWA, from the coding sequence ATGAGCGACTGGAAAAAATTAACAAAAGAAAAACTTGCAAAAAGCAAGAATAAGGTTGCAAAAATCGACCTTGAAAAAGAAACGGTTGAATATTCAAAGGGTATTACAAAACCCAAAATTGAAAAACTTGGACCAGAAGAAGTTGTAAGAGCTTTTTTAGTTGACAAACTTGTAAATGAACTTGGGTACTCGGAAAAAAATATTGAACTCGAAAAATATTATGTAAGAGGAAGTATTGGTCGAGAGAAACAAAAAAACAAAGATGATTCTGCTAGAGTTGATGTAATTGTTAAAGATCAACACGGCAATCCCTTTTTATATATTGAAGTCAAGGCTCCTGAAATGTTTGACAATGGAGAAAAAGATATAAAAGGTCAACTTTTTGAACTTTCTGATTTAGAAGAAAAACAGAATAAAACGAAAGTAAAATATCTAATTTATTATTCTTTAGATACAAGTGAAGAACTCGCAGATAGAATGTATTTAATTGAAAAAGATGAATACAAAGAATATGATGATTGGCTAGAAGAAAAAGACAAAACTTTTGGATTAGAGATTCCTTTCAATTATGGAAAGCCAAAACTTAAAGAACGTGTAAAAGACGAAAAGGACACAGATTTACTTTCTATTTCAGAATTAAAAATGTCTGAAATTAGAAGAAATATTCACAATACACTTTGGAGTTCTGGTGTTGAGGATAATGAAGCTTATATCTTTTTAGTTCAGTTTTTATTGACTAAAATCTATGATGAAGACGAAACTATTGAGGGCGAAAAATACAGATGTCAGATTTACGATAAAGATTATGATGATCAAAATAAATTCTTTGATCGTATAAACCAATGTTATAAAGATGCATTACAAAACAAACTAAATTATTCAGAAGAAGATTTAAAAAATGTAGGTAACATTTTAACTACAGAAAAAATATCTTTACAAAGTCTGTACTTTCTAGTAAAAGAACTTCAAAACTATTCTTTTTCTAAAAGTATTAGAACACAGAAAAAAGATATTTTAGGACACTTTTTTGAAGAAACAAACAGAGAAAAATTTAAACAATCGAAAGGTCAATTTTTTACAACAACAAACGTTGTTGATTTTCTAGTTTATGCAATGAAAGTTGATGAGTTAGCAATTGAGCGTTTTGAAGAAAATTACTCTTTACCATACATAATTGATCCTAGTACAGGAAGTGGGACGTTTTTAATTGAAGCAATGAAAATTATTACCAAAGAATTTTCTAAGCACAATTTTAAATTAACAAACACTAAAAAAGCAAAGCTTAAAAAACTATTTCCAGACGAAAAACCTAACGATTGGGCAGAAGAATATATTTATGGAATAGATAATTCTTACAGTTTAACCGTTTCTACTAAAGTAAATATGATTTTACACGGAGACGGTAGTAGTAATACGTTTAAAGATGATGGCTTAAAAAGTTTACAAACTTATTCTAAATACACTAATTCTAAATTAGCGAATTACGAAACTGGACATAAGGTTTACAACAAAGCAAAAGGCAACATTGGGGTTAATGAACAATTTGATGTAATAATTTCAAATCCTCCATTTAGTGTAAACATAAACGACTCTAAAGAAGAAGTAGATAAATATTTCTTATTTGGAAAGAAAAAGAATTCTGAAAACTTGTTTTTAGAGCGTTATTACCAACTTTTAAAAGAAGGCGGAAGACTTGGTGTTGTTTTACCTGAAAGTGTTTTTGATACTACAGAAAACAAATACATTCGTTTGTTTTTATATAAATATTTCAAAATTAAAGCTGTTGTAAGTTTACCTCAAATAACTTTTGAGCCTTTTACTTCAACAAAAACAAGTATTCTTTTTGCTCAAAAAAAGAAAGTTGCAGAAATTGAAAAATGGAATACTCAATGGGATAAATTTGGGAATGAATGGAGTTTGTTAAAAACAAGAATGAACAGTTACGTTCAATTTTTTATTGACAAGAAAAAACTAAATAAAAAATGGGCAAAAGATGTCGTTTCTGATATTGAAAAAAAGAATAATAAAAACATAATCAAAAATATTCACAGATTTTTGAAAGATTACTTAACAGAAGAAGATAAATCTTTAAAAGTTAATGACATTTTAACTAAATACAATGCTGAAATAATAGCTTTATCAAAATATGAAAAAGAAACTGAAGTTTTTGGTTTCTATAACGCTTGGTGGGTTTTTGGAGAAGTTGCTCAAGAAATGGATATTGATTATGATATTTTTATGGCAGAAGCAGAAAATGTTGGATACAAACGAACAAAAAGAAGTGAAAACCCAAGACCAAACGATTTATTTGATATTGAATACGCACCTAATACTTTAGATTGTACTAAAATCATTTCAGATTATGATGAAAATATTAAAAATTCACAAGTTGAACAAAAAGATGCAGAAACAAAAGTAAAAGCTTTAAAAGCAAAAGACGAAACAGCAAAATCAAAGAAATCAATTGAAAAGCTGGATTCAGAAATTGAAATTATAAAGATCAAAATAGAAAACCTAGAAACAGAAAAAGAAACTGTTAAAGAAATTCTAGAAACTTATTACAAGAAAGATATTTTAAAATCTGAATTCTACGAAAGAACAGAAAAAACTTTAATAGAACATTTTGATAAAGGACTTTTAGTAAAATACAAGAGTAATGATATTTTATTAAGAAAAACAGAAACCCACAAAATTTTAGATTCAATTAGAAAAGATGTAGTATGGGCATAA
- a CDS encoding restriction endonuclease FokI C-terminal domain-containing protein has translation MNSQQIKKIQLIWDNYIKSNKQVLDTKGQEISNIDKTRYEAIVQLKELIEQFNISESNIYEFKTNIDSFNKRNNFWGFTATKGQMFFNQLVKYSETKIDALSVLLKDVISKPKDLKDALIKIEKLEKYCLPIFNKAKDRRKAPNPGSVGYYLSYFWQIHDNSQWPILYTSQINSYKELNLWEDKPSQKETYSFFYNLNQEIKQVLESHSKKSISNWDAEHAFWNFKGNPNKELVKKKTETKEIKTELETSIVINSSFELSDYLIPKVAKLIDLGNETEKSSALKGSEYEKLVAEIFKQLDFEVEVLGQGTGRNPDAIIRLREESTAFLVDAKAYSNGYSLGVDDRAIKEYINHYSPKLQKEGYKKIGFIIVSNSFKSNFDSFINDVTWNTDVKRFILLSSEALLYLLAYKTKDRLSLSTIIESIIGFGNPVTANNIIEEFDDV, from the coding sequence ATGAATAGCCAACAAATAAAAAAAATTCAGCTTATTTGGGACAATTATATTAAATCAAACAAGCAAGTTTTAGACACTAAAGGACAAGAAATTTCTAATATTGATAAAACTAGATATGAAGCTATTGTTCAATTAAAAGAACTTATTGAGCAATTCAACATTAGTGAATCTAATATTTATGAGTTTAAAACAAACATAGATAGTTTTAATAAACGTAACAATTTTTGGGGTTTTACAGCAACAAAAGGTCAAATGTTTTTCAACCAATTGGTTAAATACAGCGAAACAAAAATTGATGCTCTAAGTGTTCTATTGAAAGATGTAATTTCAAAACCAAAAGATTTGAAAGATGCTCTTATTAAAATTGAAAAACTAGAAAAATATTGCTTACCAATTTTCAATAAGGCGAAAGACAGGCGAAAGGCTCCGAATCCTGGTTCTGTAGGTTATTACCTTTCCTACTTTTGGCAAATTCACGATAATTCTCAATGGCCAATTTTATATACTTCTCAGATTAATTCTTATAAAGAACTTAATTTATGGGAGGATAAGCCTTCACAAAAGGAAACTTATAGTTTTTTTTACAATCTAAATCAAGAAATAAAACAAGTTTTAGAATCTCATTCAAAAAAAAGTATTTCAAATTGGGATGCGGAACACGCTTTTTGGAATTTTAAAGGAAACCCGAATAAAGAATTAGTAAAAAAGAAAACAGAAACTAAAGAAATAAAAACAGAGCTAGAAACTAGTATTGTTATTAATTCTAGTTTTGAGCTTTCTGACTATTTAATTCCTAAAGTTGCTAAATTAATCGACTTAGGGAACGAAACTGAAAAATCATCTGCTTTAAAAGGAAGTGAATACGAAAAATTAGTAGCTGAGATTTTTAAACAACTAGACTTTGAAGTTGAAGTGTTAGGACAAGGAACTGGAAGAAATCCAGATGCAATAATACGATTACGAGAAGAAAGTACAGCTTTTCTTGTTGACGCAAAAGCATACAGTAATGGTTACAGCTTAGGTGTTGATGATAGAGCAATTAAAGAATATATAAATCACTATTCGCCAAAGCTTCAGAAAGAAGGATACAAAAAAATCGGTTTTATAATTGTGAGTAATTCATTTAAATCAAATTTCGATAGTTTTATAAATGATGTTACGTGGAATACAGACGTTAAACGATTTATTCTTTTATCATCAGAAGCACTACTCTATTTGTTAGCGTACAAAACAAAAGACCGATTAAGTTTGTCGACAATCATAGAAAGTATTATTGGGTTTGGTAATCCTGTAACTGCGAATAACATAATTGAAGAATTTGATGATGTATAA
- a CDS encoding NUMOD4 domain-containing protein, translated as MAEEKKYTKIMNECTPILFNRKERWIQMLDLADGSYFVSNYGRIMRFNNQGIFHEIKQANFCNSYYVSIEFNGENRKVYARKRVGKLVLKYFVGGATGRRRYTHINGDLTDSSLLNLKWNKGNDFDFDLIHKKLKTQRHANFIVFNKYERWKRIQHLADKSYFISDLGRVMRFNNHGIFTRFTTKIIKGHLSVYFHKQSIRVGKLILKYFTGSKNIDHRIYIYLDKNPNNCTLNNIRWRKGFIDKVDVEYLTKLPVNRLCEENILVKNFLLTNDAKNIFTLLDKYKKLVTYLDYANKTFYLRYNDYMSFCLIIIERLQAGEYKPNIKEKEIISFEKFIQNSFLEISYHYLNTREFNLNEYAKEPAFLPDFVDANYNDVYF; from the coding sequence ATGGCTGAAGAAAAAAAATACACAAAAATAATGAATGAGTGTACTCCTATCCTTTTTAATAGAAAAGAACGTTGGATTCAAATGCTTGACCTTGCTGATGGTTCTTATTTTGTTTCTAATTATGGTAGAATAATGAGGTTCAATAATCAGGGCATTTTTCATGAAATTAAACAAGCTAATTTCTGTAACTCTTATTATGTTTCTATCGAATTTAACGGTGAAAACAGAAAAGTTTACGCTAGAAAGAGAGTTGGAAAATTAGTCTTAAAGTATTTTGTTGGTGGTGCCACTGGAAGAAGAAGATACACTCATATTAATGGGGATTTAACAGATAGTAGCTTATTGAATTTAAAATGGAATAAAGGAAATGATTTTGATTTTGATTTAATTCATAAGAAATTAAAAACACAGAGACACGCAAATTTTATTGTTTTTAACAAATATGAAAGATGGAAACGGATACAACATTTAGCAGATAAATCTTATTTTATTTCTGATTTAGGTAGAGTAATGAGGTTTAATAATCATGGTATTTTTACAAGATTTACAACCAAGATTATTAAAGGTCATTTATCGGTTTACTTTCATAAACAAAGCATAAGAGTAGGTAAACTTATTCTTAAATATTTTACTGGAAGTAAAAATATTGATCATAGAATATATATATATTTAGATAAAAACCCGAATAATTGTACGCTAAATAACATTCGTTGGAGAAAAGGTTTTATTGATAAAGTAGATGTTGAATACTTAACAAAATTACCAGTAAACAGATTATGTGAAGAAAATATATTAGTTAAAAATTTTCTATTAACTAATGATGCCAAAAACATTTTCACTTTACTTGATAAGTATAAAAAACTAGTAACTTATTTAGACTACGCAAACAAAACATTCTATTTAAGATATAATGATTACATGTCTTTTTGTTTGATCATAATTGAAAGACTACAAGCTGGAGAATATAAACCGAATATAAAAGAAAAAGAAATTATTTCATTCGAAAAATTCATTCAAAATTCTTTTTTAGAAATCTCTTACCACTACTTAAATACGAGAGAATTTAACCTTAACGAATATGCTAAAGAACCTGCTTTTTTACCTGATTTCGTAGATGCTAATTACAACGATGTGTACTTCTAA
- a CDS encoding IS110 family transposase, protein MNKYKEIFGVDISKDVFDVHGSKSGHDQFKNNASGFKSFLKRLPKESLVVMEATGYYHYRLAQFLYKQNIIVSVVNPLSVKRFIQMKLAKIKTDKSDAKAICEYGQINEVPLYTALTNVQSECLQLFRLMDSCIKKRTATKNKIHGEEVLGIPSKYVYRSLKRIKKYLNKEILGIEKKLLSLVKQEQQVQLTLLTSIPGIGLKTALFMIVITDGFTKFENSKQRCSYVGITPTIRESGSSVRGRSRISKVGNRKLRNLLFLCSFNACKHNKACRDIYERIVNKGKSKKLALIAVSNKLIKQSFAIAKSGLPYDEKYVSVLSK, encoded by the coding sequence ATGAATAAATATAAGGAAATTTTTGGAGTTGACATTAGCAAAGACGTATTTGATGTTCATGGAAGTAAAAGTGGCCATGATCAATTTAAAAACAATGCATCTGGTTTTAAGTCCTTTCTAAAAAGGCTTCCTAAAGAATCATTAGTTGTAATGGAAGCAACAGGGTATTATCATTATCGATTAGCTCAGTTTTTATACAAACAAAACATTATTGTTTCAGTAGTAAATCCTTTATCGGTAAAGCGATTTATTCAAATGAAATTAGCGAAAATAAAAACAGATAAAAGTGATGCTAAAGCCATTTGTGAATATGGACAAATAAATGAAGTGCCTTTATATACAGCACTCACAAATGTTCAAAGTGAATGTTTGCAATTGTTTAGATTGATGGATAGTTGTATCAAGAAACGTACAGCTACAAAGAATAAAATCCATGGTGAGGAAGTTTTAGGTATTCCATCTAAATATGTATATCGTAGTTTAAAACGAATAAAAAAGTATTTAAATAAAGAGATTTTAGGGATAGAAAAAAAGCTATTATCATTAGTAAAACAAGAACAGCAAGTACAATTAACTTTATTGACAAGTATTCCAGGAATAGGACTTAAAACAGCCTTATTTATGATTGTAATAACCGATGGCTTTACCAAGTTTGAAAACTCAAAACAACGCTGTAGTTATGTTGGTATAACTCCAACAATACGAGAGTCAGGAAGTAGTGTAAGAGGACGAAGTAGGATAAGTAAAGTAGGTAATCGAAAATTACGGAATCTCTTGTTTTTATGTTCCTTTAATGCATGTAAGCATAATAAAGCATGTAGAGATATTTATGAGCGTATTGTAAACAAAGGAAAGAGTAAAAAGCTAGCTTTAATAGCCGTTTCAAATAAGTTAATCAAACAAAGTTTTGCTATTGCAAAATCTGGTTTGCCTTATGATGAAAAGTATGTTTCCGTTTTGTCAAAATAA
- a CDS encoding ATP-dependent endonuclease — MRIKEIYIDNFKTYDKLKFQCNDEFNFVVGENNIRKSTVLEAVQLWKCAYDRLIQNNGKSFYGSSTPCYLTFESLFFLRITSDKDIFKKSSKKKLSVTLTFSHEEVDYPLKITIEKPNIPNSYFRIKYDSISFNNFRDKIIDLGLNLRNTIFIYQTRPLFNSIKNEPFYNNAQLIKKISLGKSYEVIRNKILKSEKADIKFQELEEKLKNVFKTNFTIRSKNKNKQDDEHVRLTIQEEGKSEVEISLMGSGILQVLEIFSTLDFIKKHEHCVNILLIDEPDSHIHTNLQTSLIDELRKNTEYQIFLISHNDRLINKAEDGQLFYFNQKSIEQGVVRSLPIDSYSSVGVDLAKDLYSLEKSNSDKIIVLTEGKSDKKILESAWEKLNPDTEIPYLIIPTGREIDVEKRTGSADSVQQTLEFVSNLIDSLKIVGLFDNDQEGNNKFKGLKKNVFDNYSFENNSRKHLEKDIHGLLLPIPDGRELFVSNTEMQDRFLVIEHFFSNEILEQNNMIKSYVMNTEVSRIKDKKNDFSELINGLDSVHFSEFEKIFNAIDLLFIEEEVVIPI, encoded by the coding sequence ATGAGAATAAAAGAAATTTATATAGATAATTTTAAAACTTATGATAAGTTAAAGTTTCAATGTAATGATGAATTTAATTTTGTTGTTGGAGAAAATAATATTAGAAAATCTACTGTACTAGAAGCTGTCCAACTATGGAAATGTGCATATGACAGACTCATCCAAAACAATGGTAAAAGTTTTTATGGAAGTTCTACACCTTGTTATTTAACCTTTGAATCTTTATTTTTCTTACGCATTACATCTGATAAAGATATTTTTAAGAAATCATCAAAAAAAAAGCTTTCAGTGACGTTAACATTCTCTCATGAAGAAGTTGACTACCCTTTAAAAATAACTATAGAAAAACCAAATATTCCAAATTCGTATTTTAGAATAAAATATGACTCCATATCGTTCAATAACTTTAGAGATAAAATAATTGATTTAGGTCTAAATCTAAGAAACACAATATTCATATACCAAACTCGACCATTATTCAATTCAATTAAAAATGAGCCATTTTATAATAATGCTCAATTAATTAAAAAGATATCCCTTGGTAAATCATATGAAGTGATTAGGAATAAAATTCTAAAATCGGAAAAGGCAGATATTAAATTTCAAGAACTTGAAGAAAAATTAAAAAATGTTTTTAAAACAAATTTTACTATTCGTTCTAAAAACAAAAATAAACAGGATGATGAACATGTAAGACTAACAATTCAGGAAGAAGGTAAGTCAGAAGTAGAAATTTCATTAATGGGAAGTGGAATTTTACAAGTGCTTGAAATCTTCTCAACACTTGATTTCATAAAGAAACACGAGCATTGTGTAAACATATTACTGATAGATGAACCAGATTCACATATCCATACAAATCTTCAAACAAGCTTAATTGACGAGTTAAGAAAAAATACGGAATATCAAATATTCCTAATTTCACACAATGACCGACTAATTAATAAAGCAGAAGATGGACAGTTGTTTTATTTTAATCAAAAATCTATAGAACAAGGTGTTGTAAGAAGTTTACCTATTGATTCTTATTCAAGCGTCGGAGTTGATTTAGCTAAAGACTTGTATTCTCTTGAAAAATCTAATTCTGATAAAATAATAGTTTTAACAGAAGGCAAATCTGATAAAAAAATACTAGAATCTGCTTGGGAAAAACTGAATCCTGATACTGAAATCCCTTATTTAATAATTCCTACAGGTAGAGAGATTGATGTAGAAAAACGAACTGGAAGTGCTGATTCTGTCCAACAAACTCTAGAGTTTGTCTCAAATCTAATTGATTCGTTGAAAATTGTAGGCTTATTTGATAATGACCAAGAAGGGAACAACAAATTTAAAGGACTCAAAAAAAATGTTTTTGATAATTATTCTTTTGAAAATAATAGTCGTAAACATCTAGAAAAAGACATTCATGGATTACTTCTTCCTATTCCCGATGGAAGAGAACTTTTTGTTTCAAATACTGAAATGCAAGATAGGTTTCTTGTAATTGAACATTTTTTTTCGAATGAAATTCTAGAACAAAATAATATGATTAAAAGTTATGTTATGAATACGGAAGTTTCAAGAATAAAAGACAAAAAGAATGACTTCTCAGAATTAATAAATGGTTTAGATTCTGTTCATTTTTCCGAATTTGAAAAGATTTTTAATGCTATTGACTTATTATTCATTGAAGAAGAAGTTGTTATCCCAATATAA
- a CDS encoding helix-turn-helix domain-containing protein: MNRIKEVLEKKGIKQIWLSEQLGKSYNMVHSYAQNKRQPSLEDLYKIAGILNIEVAELLEKRNKI, encoded by the coding sequence ATGAACCGAATAAAAGAGGTTTTAGAAAAAAAAGGAATAAAACAAATCTGGTTGTCTGAACAACTTGGAAAGAGTTACAATATGGTTCACTCATATGCTCAAAACAAGAGACAACCGAGTTTAGAAGACTTGTATAAAATTGCAGGAATCTTAAACATAGAAGTAGCCGAATTACTAGAAAAAAGAAACAAAATATAA